The proteins below come from a single Tachysurus fulvidraco isolate hzauxx_2018 chromosome 26, HZAU_PFXX_2.0, whole genome shotgun sequence genomic window:
- the LOC113637258 gene encoding nuclear protein 2-like: MATDIERLVLFEEAHYDQYDYYNLDEYPCHAGGKGRTKKEIGLNTNRHCPAGHERKITEKLRNSEVKRRRTKSCSS; encoded by the coding sequence atgGCTACTGACATCGAAAGGCTGGTTTTGTTCGAAGAGGCGCATTATGACCAGTATGATTATTACAACCTGGATGAATATCCCTGTCATGCAGGGGGAAAAGGAAGAACCAAGAAAGAAATCGGATTAAACACAAACCGCCATTGTCCTGCAGGACACGAGAGAAAAATCACTGAAAAACTCCGTAATAGCGAAGTGAAGAGGAGGAGAACCAAAAGCTGTTCGTCTTGA